The following proteins come from a genomic window of Sorghum bicolor cultivar BTx623 chromosome 3, Sorghum_bicolor_NCBIv3, whole genome shotgun sequence:
- the LOC8086306 gene encoding uncharacterized protein LOC8086306, with amino-acid sequence MAAGAALYYHPAAGKASLEAVAPPSPSLALRPSRSKVLCVSSGSRWWMRRRWEGKASSVSSGARARASARPALFSPVAMDWQECTTELEVDVPCSVAYQCYSERETIPQWMPFISSVKVLEDKPDLSRWTLKYEVLGRDVEFSWLARNMTPTKNQKIHWRSLEGLPNRGAVRFFPKSSSSCRVQLTVAYEVPEILAPVASALKPFLESLLLKGLESFATFAKERNSKIPQA; translated from the exons ATGGCCGCGGGAGCCGCGTTGTACTACCACCCAGCCGCCGGGAAGGCGAGCCTCGAGGCGGTCGCCCCGCCCTCGCCGTCGCTGGCCCTGAGGCCATCGCGGAGCAAGGTGCTGTGCGTCAGCAGCGGCAGCCGGTGGTGGATGAGGCGAAGATGGGAGGGGAAGGCGAGCAGCGTCAGCAGCGGGGCGAGAGCGAGAGCAAGCGCAAGGCCTGCCTTGTTCTCTCCTGTCGCCATGGACTGGCAGGAGTGCAC CACTGAGCTTGAAGTTGATGTTCCATGCTCGGTGGCCTATCAGTGTTACTCAGAACGGGAGACCATTCCTCAGTGGATGCCATTCATCTCGTCTGTCAAG GTCCTTGAAGATAAACCTGATCTTTCACGGTGGACTCTGAAGTACGAGGTCCTTGGGCGGGATGTAGAATTTTCTTGGCTTGCACGTAACATGACA CCAACTAAAAACCAGAAGATTCATTGGCGATCTCTTGAAGGTCTTCCTAATAG AGGTGCTGTCCGGTTCTTCCCCAAAAGCTCATCCTCGTGTAGAGTACAA CTGACAGTGGCATATGAAGTTCCTGAAATTTTGGCCCCAGTTGCATCA GCACTGAAACCGTTTCTGGAAAGCTTGCTTCTCAAAGGTCTAGAAAGCTTTGCAACATTTGCTAAGGAGCGTAATAGCAAGATTCCTCAGGCTTGA
- the LOC8086307 gene encoding dihydrolipoyl dehydrogenase 1, mitochondrial, with the protein MALAILARRRAAEAVLRRPQAAAAGAAVSAWRAYAAAGEESDVVVVGGGPGGYVAAIKAAQLGLKTTCIEKRGTLGGTCLNVGCIPSKALLHSSHMYHEAMSSFAHHGVKFSNLEVDLPAMMAQKDKAVAGLTKGIEGLFKKNKVTYVKGFGKLSSPSEVSVDLIDGGSTVVKGKNIIIATGSDVKSLPGITIDEKKVVSSTGALCLSEIPKKLVVIGAGYIGLEMGSVWNRLGSEVTVVEFAPDIVPSMDGEVRRQFQRMLEKQKFKFMLKTKVVGCDTSGDGVKLTLEPAAGGEQTILEADVVLVSAGRTPFTSGIGLETLGVETDKAGRILVDKRFMTNVKGVYAIGDAIPGPMLAHKAEEDGVACVEFIAGKEGHVDYDTVPGVVYTHPEVASVGKTEEQVKDLGIAYQVGKFPLLANSRAKAIDDAEGVVKVIAEKETDKILGVHIMAPNAGEIIHEAVLALQYGASSEDVARTCHAHPTVSEALKEACLQTFDKAIHI; encoded by the exons atggCGCTCGCTATCCTggcgaggcggcgggcggcggaggCCGTGCTGCGGCGgccgcaggcggcggcggcgggggcggccGTGTCCGCCTGGAGGGCGTACGCGGCGGCGGGCGAGGAGAGCGACGTGGTCGTGGTGGGCGGCGGGCCCGGAGGGTACGTGGCGGCGATCAAGGCCGCGCAGCTCGGGCTCAAGACCACCTGCATCGAGAAGAGGGGCACCCTCGGCGGGACCTGCCTCAACGTCGGATGCATCCCATCCAAG GCTCTTTTGCATTCATCACATATGTACCATGAAGCAATGAGTTCTTTTGCACACCATGGAGTTAAGTTTTCAAATCTGGAAGTGGACCTCCCAGCCATGATGGCTCAGAAAGACAAAGCTGTGGCAGGGCTAACAAAAGGAATTGAAGGGCTCTTTAAAAAGAACAAGGTGACTTATGTTAAGGGCTTTGGGAAATTGTCATCCCCCTCAGAAGTGTCAGTCGATTTGATTGATGGTGGTAGCACTGTTGTCAAAGGCAAAAACATAATAATTGCAACTGGGTCTGATGTAAAATCACTTCCAGGAATAACAATTGATGAGAAGAAAGTGGTTTCATCTACTGGTGCACTGTGCTTGTCAGAGATCCCGAAGAAACTGGTGGTAATTGGAGCAGGTTATATTGGCCTTGAGATGGGTTCAGTCTGGAACCGCCTTGGTTCAGAGGTCACTGTTGTTGAATTTGCACCAGATATAGTACCATCAATGGATGGCGAGGTCAGGAGGCAGTTCCAACGCATGCTAGAAAAACAGAAGTTCAAGTTCATGCTCAAGACAAAGGTTGTTGGGTGTGATACCAGTGGAGATGGCGTAAAGCTGACACTTGAGCCTGCAGCTGGTGGTGAGCAGACCATCCTTGAAGCAGATGTTGTCCTTGTCTCTGCTGGCAGAACCCCATTTACTTCTGGGATTGGGCTTGAAACTCTTGGTGTTGAGACAGACAAGGCTGGCAGGATCCTTGTTGATAAGCGCTTCATGACCAATGTGAAGGGAGTCTATGCAATTGGGGATGCCATCCCTGGTCCCATGCTTGCCCATAAAGCTGAAGAGGATGGTGTCGCATGCGTAGAGTTCATTGCTGGAAAGGAAGGCCATGTTGACTATGACACAGTTCCTGGTGTGGTCTATACGCATCCAGAAGTTGCATCTGTTGGCAAGACTGAGGAGCAGGTGAAGGATCTAGGAATTGCCTATCAAGTGGGCAAGTTTCCACTTTTGGCTAACAGCCGTGCGAAGGCCATTGATGACGCTGAAGGGGTAGTTAAGGTGATCGCAGAGAAGGAAACTGACAAGATTCTGGGTGTGCACATAATGGCACCCAATGCTggtgaaatcatccatgaagcCGTCCTCGCCTTGCAGTATGGAGCATCCAGTGAGGACGTTGCTCGAACATGCCACGCACACCCTACAGTGAGCGAAGCCCTCAAGGAGGCTTGCTTGCAAACCTTCGATAAAGCAATCCACATATGA